Within Topomyia yanbarensis strain Yona2022 chromosome 2, ASM3024719v1, whole genome shotgun sequence, the genomic segment GACAGCGTGCTCGGTGAACTTTTCTGACAGCTACAAACGGACGGCCGCTTCTTCTTGTGTCCTTTAACAATGTTCAGAAACATTTAGATCGACGTATATGGTACGACGATACAAACAAACTGATATTGAGCAGCAGCAGCATGCTAAGTTTTTATatctgactacagcacaatgtaagctcgtccttttttgtgttgtcctcaatatgtgttcttcctagctcctccccttcgttggtcgatacaaAAGCagtgccgtttacttagtagctgtaatggaataccttACTGTTAAAGTGTtgaaattggaaggaaatgctgcccgtgacaacaaaaagacgaattatcccACGTCTTCAACAACTGGCGATTCGTAAcatcgaaaagttgaacaaaccTGGGACCACTGCTCAAAAACAAAACATCCAATCAGGAGTGCTGcccaagaagaccgaaaagaaagcATAAATCGAACGCTGAAATTCGCAAATGAAATTcatattgctgtaaaaactgtccttttcaggacgatcacacatttttgattatgaacaaaattgaaaatgcGAATCTGAATGGGCCAATCGACGAACTGCATTTCTATCGAGCAATTTACCCAccaaaaaaccatttcccgacAGGAAATTCTGTGCTGGAACAACAATTTCTttgcgattttgtcgtcttttgcacatacatagtttatttagagtatttttggaattatcaagttgtcaatttgcaacattctttgaaaatattgttgaacttttataaatgaaggcatgaaaacgagcgtttgaccgtcgtcctactaccagcatcagagaggTAGCTactttttcgctacatggcccgtaccaaacagaccgctcgtaagtccaccggaggaaagcctccccgcaaacagtaagcaacgaaggccgtgtaaaagtgccacagtcacggttggcgttaggaagcctcatcgctactgaacagaaactgtcgccctgcgagaaattcacagctatcagcaatcgagcgggcctaaattgtgacccaaaataaactaCAAACGAACAAGTTCTTTtgaggaccagccaattatattccagtaagatataaatgaaattttcgttttccattgccttacaaccttcCTACCCCTTTCcttccggcttgaattactataaatcttgatgatgctgtgcggcgggggctctagtttccattatagtggaaaatttaggtttgcgcgtttttccccaAAGATTTtaagctgtgctgttttcaaggaagttgtagttgaattcaaaataaaatagtttacttctattgtcagaggtggacctttcaacgaaaactagtctggctcgcttggaatcgaattatACGGAcgaaccactgctttcacaaaatccgttattttcagtaattgtacattctacagaattagtcacaactatttccaatcagcgcaaaaatcgaaggttttcattcagtacaacagcagattttcacgtttaaaaaaacaggcagcattctggccgaaaattttgaaacgaagCGCCTATATcaaaacgttagaaaacgttcgatttttgtaaattgaatcattacaccaaactgtctacaaatcacaaataacttttgattttgtgccattctacgtgaaagcgacggtattgttcacaagtggctcacttaccatccaacgctcttaacaagccactttctgatgcttgtaacaACAAAACTGCTTCCACGTTTCACTCTAAATGGAATTTCTAAATTTCATTCAATATTCGAATAAAAACGTTTTTTGCGTGAAAATAATCGGTGAATGGGCTCTGCACGGTATAGTGGTAGGTATAGTTTTTTCTCTATTAATTTCAGTAGAATAGTTACTAATAAAGaagcaatatttttttgttgaaacagtaaacaaacttttctttcggccaatatttttattattaaattcaatccattattatattataaattctttttttttgcagGATTATGATTTGCTATTTGATATGTGATGTAACAATGATGTGTCACAtatatcttgagcgttttttcaaaaagacatctacaatgagtgattCTCACTATTTTCGCTTCTGTTAACAATTCGGttgctttaacatttatccctcaactctgcataatatgctagtcaaaaccaccatctttcgatctttactgtagaataagtgaaaagtgttatagtgacgccgtaaaaatccaaagagaaagtaaacaaagagagacactcattgtagatatggcGTTTTGAATAAAGCTCTAGATATCACATTTAAATGGTTGCTCATCAGTGTGAGTTACCATATGTTGCTCCGCGTGAGACTTCTGAACGAATTCTTTACCACATATCTCAACATTTATGCGATTGTTTATTACTGTGATACTCTTTGTGCAAATTTAGGTAActttgacgtttaaatgattTGTCACATATATCACATTTATACGGTCGTTCGCCAGTGTGAGTTACAATATGCTGTTTCACATGAAACTTCTTAACGAATCCTTTGCCACATATCTCGCATTTGTGCGGCCACTCGCCTGTGTGAGTTACCATATGTTGCTCCACGTGATATTTCTGAACGAATCCTTTACCACATATCTCACATTTATGCGATTGTTCATTACTGTGATTCTTTGTGTGCACATTTAGGTAACTATGATGTTTAAATGATTTGTCACATATATCACATTTATACGGTCTCTCACCAGTGTGAGTTACCATATGTTGTTTTACATCAAACTTCTTAACGAATCCTTTGCCACATATCGTGCAGTTGTGTGGCCACTCGCCAGTGTGAGTTAACACGTGTTGCTGAAGAAGAGAATTCTCAAGAAATCCTTTGTCACATATATCACATTTATACGGTCGCTCATTAGTGTGGCGTAACAGATGTTTCTTCAGGTTAAGCttatgaagaaattcttttccACATACATCACACTTCTGCGAACGTTCATTACTATGAATGTGTGTGTGCAAAATTAAATTACTCTGACGTGTAAATGATTTGCCACATATATCACATTTATATGGTCGCTCACCAGTGTGAGTTGCCATATGTTGCTCCACGTGAGACTTCCGAACGAATCCTTTGTCACATATATCACATTTATACGGTCGCTCATTAGTGTGGCGTAACAGATGTTTCTTCAGGTTGAGCttatgaagaaattcttttccACATACATCGCACTTCTGCGAACGTTCATTACTATGAATATGTGTGTGCAAAATTAAATTACTCTGACGTGTAAATGATTTGCCACATATATCACATTTATATGGTCGCTCACCAGTGTGAGTTGCCATATGTTGCTCCACGTGAAACTTCCGAACGAATCCTTTGCCACATATCTCACATTGCGGTTGTTCATTACTGTGAATCTTTCTGTGTCTGTTCAAAATACTCTCCTTATTAAATGATTTGCTACATATATCGCATTTGTACGACCGCTTGTCAATGTCGGTCAACGCAACTCGCTCCAGGGCACAATTCTGAAGGGATGCTTGTCCACATAGCTCACTGTTGGTTTGCTTCCTTTGCTTTGAAGACATGTCTATCTGATCCCTAAGCTCCCACCGTGATTCCGACAGTATTGAGAGACTGCTGTTAGTATCAGTcctaaaaaagggaaaaataaGTATGCATGAAACAATAGGTTCGTTCCAGTATCCGaaaaaactggaagtactccggagtaTACAAGGAGAATCCTCTTTTTATTCTCCTGAAAATAAACAAGTAGGTTTTTTGCTCCGGTATAAGAATCGGATACTGAAACAAACCTAATTTTATTCATCACACTTGTGCTGTCAATATCATTGAACACCttagtttctcaaaatttcatcgCAAGATACTGAAAATTTGACGAGTGACAGTGAATTTCCGGAGGCGTCTCgtcgaaaacttgttttgcggtGTACATCATTCGATCGTTTCCACATTTACAGCTAAActttttgcataatattctagttaAAACAATCGaatttcgatatgtactgaaaaattGGCAAAATCATTATAGTGACTTCTTAAATTGTAATGAAAATGGATTACTCCCCAGGTAAAGTTGAGATCTTATAAATTGAAGGGACATAAtccgtgaaatatttcaacgCTTCTGCAATCGTTCAAAATTGTAATTGCCTTGCAAAAACGACgcaagattcatttcattctgatTTTCCCCTGCACATAtgtatacactcaagttttttttacgcggttttttttgcgcggtatttttttacgcggttttttttacgcggattttgaaatttacacggttttcatttacgcggattttgaaatttacgcggttttcatttacgcggattttgaaatttacgcggttttcatttacgcggattttgaaatttacgcggttttcatttacgcggattttgaaatttacgcggttttcatttacgcggctcgtatcccccgcgtaaaaaaaaacctgagtgtatagtgAAACCGtcctaagcatcaaaataaaacaaatttgctTTTGCTCATGcgacatatttttaaatttgaaaagtaaaataaattaaattataattGAAAACCTCGTTTATTCTGAAGTAACTTGTCAGTCATTGATCTTAACCACTTCCAGCCAATGATTGGTTAATATAAATTTTCCCGCATTTTTTCTTCATGCCTTTTTTTAAATCCagtgcaaaaattttcgatagcaatagaaaatatTAGTAGACCGGTACTCATTTTGTCTAAAACcttgaaaaaatttaatatacaTACTTTTGCTGAAAAAAGCTTTATTTGTAGCGTTGAATGATTCTTGGGCCCGACACAAAGACCTATGTAAAAGGTCTTATAAGTTTCAAAATGACGCAAAGGGATTAAAAACTTTATTAGCACTGAACATTTGATATTATTCTGTATTATTTACCTAAAAATTATAGCCCTTAGACTATattaaatttgtaattttattaagcACGATAACCTGTTAATACAGACTTTGAATCAGGCCAAGGAAGCTATTTAAATTGCAATAAATGCATATTGTACAAATAAAgttacaaaaaagaaaaaaaaaaatagtttaaaaacaAATTGTTCCATCAAAACACATTTCAAACATGGATTTGGTTTAGGTCCACGGAACTTTAACCTCGATTTCTCACTGCGAGCTGAATGTAACTTAGAACCTTTGGAATAAGTACTCTTAAAATATTGTCCATTGATGCTCAACACAAGCCGTagtaaataaaaacatttcatACCCATTGGGTGAAATTGTTGCTTCACGGTGTTCAGTAACGTTGGTTTCTTCGGTAGTTTCCTCTTCTTTCGTAATTGAGGTCGAAAGTCCATTCACAAGCTCCATAAAACTAAAATGTTCAATCGTAAAATAAACTCAAATTGCTCGCTCATTAAAGAAAACACTTGTGAACTAATTGGCTGTCGTTTTGTCATTAGACATAAGGAatgtacacggtaaaaaaaagtACCCAATAATAGGTACCAGAATTACTCCTCCCAGTAAAGTACGTTcggaaaatgagccggaatgcTGACTGGTTTTAGTTCGTATTCTGGCACCAGTGACACCACCGATTCTAGCCGATTTATTAGGCAACTGCCCGGTTAAACTttatccggaaccggttcggatttctgaatggagtcagtatagattccaaatcaaatgcagcaaccgattccgactcagaatcggttgttgcatttgagctggaatttattctgattccattcaggattccgaatcaaattccaaatgcattcccactgagacgtccaaaaaattgtttcaaaatcgttcaacacgggtccaacgatggacgttcgttgaacggttatttggacgttgtccaaatttgtccaacgaacgtccttcattggacaattttgaaaccaaccgttcttagagggttagTATGGTATGACCGAgtggcatccctatctctacacTAAAAATCGAAGTTACCTATTTTTTGGGTTAAAATTGCTCACTGCGAAGTTCATACATGGGCAACCCAAAATTAAGTAGAAATTTGAAGATGGCGATCACCCAAAATTTGAGTTTCGTTGCTGTGAACTTCGTATTGGATAGCTGACGGTTACCCAAATTCAAGTTCATTGCTTCATacctacccactgagacgtccaaaaaattgtttcaaaatcgttcaacacgggtccgaCGATGAACGTTACAGACAgtttatataacagactagcggagagaaaaacagttaaactagcaaccatgaatgtaaactggcatcacggaagctcccataagctttgcatgggcttcatCTTGcactgtgtataaagtgtctgtagagAGAACCTTCACGTTTTTGTActaaataaacaacaacaagtAGCAGGGTAGTGAAAAGGTGCGTACTGCTGTAAGCTGTCAGATCGTTTCAGTGGGTAGgtgtagaaaaactctagaaagagaactgcggagactccattttggatcgtttggattcgcgtttagctgtcaaaaaacgaatccaatcgaacattgcctatccttataacattggacgtgttgccatacaatgccgggcatacgttgccaaaaatgctgtttttctctccgcagttctcttactatgaGTTTTTCTAGGTAGGTGAACCTAAAGGCCCTAGTATAAAAATACGCAAAGAGCGTGCAGAAAGTGAAaccgaaaaaagtctacctatcgagcaaaattagaatccaactttgctgcagaggtatcagagatggattccaattgtgctcgataggtagggttttttgacttcactctttgcgcaactgttctctatagactgtggGTGAACCACCCCTTATGGAGACGCGGTACTGAAAATTAAATATGGTTTTCGGATAACAATTGGAGGGAAATACATCTCAAAATTAGCAGGTTTATACTCTGGTCTCTTTCAATGCGTCCGTGTGCTGAAGTTTAACTTAACTAGTGAAGTAtaccctaccccccccccttttGGGGCGAGAAGATAGTTTTTAAAAAGTGTTGCGTTCGTTCAGCTAATTTAGCATTTTACCACGTCGAAGCGATCATGTTCTTTAGCAACTTTCTTCACCAGGACCTCTTAGCGCTTCATAGCTACATTTAAACCGACATCCAGCACACGGTTCGGCCCGCGAATCCGGGAGGATTCCGCGCCTAACCCGTAAAGGATTACCGTACATCATACGGCGCTGCACGCCATCGCTTCACACTCTCGGGCAAAGGCCCTAATCGCAAAGGAAGGTCCCCTCTCGGTGTTGGCCATTGGGGTTAGCCGCGGTCACGCCGATGCTCGCCAAGGAGGGAAGACACCTGCCGCATCGAAGCCAGCAACGCCCGCTGGTCCGCCTATCTACAATCACCATCGTACCGGGGCCTTCATCCGGCCAGTTTCGTCGACGTCCGCGAGGGGATCTCGCCCGTCGGCTTCGTCAGCTTTGCGACGCTCATCAACAGAAGCAGCCACAGTACGGTACGTTGAGTGATAGAGTGACAACAAATGTAAATTACTCACACTTCATGGAGTTGTGGTCCTCTCGTCTTATATGAGGGTGATATTAATTGAAAGCACGATGCGTGCTCATGCATTGTTCAAAGTTGACTATATTTATTCAAAGATATAACTTATCCTAGCCTATGCAATTTGGAGGTACCTGAAGTCATTATGTATTTGTGAGCCAATCATTGATCGCTACGTTGATCGTGAGAGAGGATATATTAGAAAGAGACCGCACGATCAACGCTGACGCGCTACATGCAGCTTAGCAACAGTTTAGCCCGGTAACAGTGGGAAGGCAATATTTCTGTAAGCTCAGCAAGACGCAACGTGTGCATTTTACTGGGAATGACCATGGGTCGATGACATGTGTGATACACATGTCACAGAGTAACGGAAGGTACCATTTCCCTATCATACTTAGGGTCGATtccttcaccctcgcttaacgcttaagccagttcaaattgttctgcttgTTTTGCTCGCAGCTCGATTTTCATTAGTCAGATCCCGTACGGTATGACTCAATTTTaagacatttgttaaaaagcgaaaatattggatagctaattgaagaaatgtgttgttttggacatgtcggtgaataaTAAAAACACCATGgtgcaccaacaaattaaacgaatttgattatcacaaaattgtgtcgaatgaaattgattctgtttattgtggatcgacaCTAACGtgacgttttagatgttggcataTAAATCATGGCGGCATAGCAGATACCTGGTAGTTACATAACCCGTGTAATCGCACTGTCGGCTACAGATTATGGCTGTCGGTATCGAGAGAAACTGGAAATGCTTTGGAGCGAACAGAATCGTTCctgaattcgctacttcttttTTCTGTTGGAAAAGGTTCCGTTGTAGACTATGAATTCGAATACCTTGACAAACATTATTCCACCTGCACTacttcgttgaaaactcgacatAGTGATTGAATTACActtaaatattttcttttttattttgattattggcgatttgcggcaaaactaAAATTAGTCATACGACacctacacactcaattcggctcggtaaattccgcacagctgaacagtcagtaaaattactgattttcatttccgagtttcagcaaaacaaacgtcacttctaCTGAGATCTCGGTAAAAGCTTTGTTAGCTGAGTGTTCGGATGTGTAAAACTCGGTAAAAGTTGCGAAAAAATCTGGAATTCGGTAGAACAACATTAGGAGtgtatgattcagctcatgaactagCAAAGTGATGcagtttgtattttttttcactcgcaagtgagttttttttctcaattcgtttatttgataaggcatgtttgcgttagcttaaaggtgccattttttcattgctttacattttgaatttcttaaaactaggggtttacacatttcaatattattttgtttttatataatgaaacaaaaaaaaattacaactaacttatacatatacaagagggataatataatattcgtaagattagggggacgggtcattttgtgtgttctttgtatagcaatgcacttaatgatttttagaagggagactgttggagcaattaattattaacaaAGCGGTACATTTTACAAGCATATTAACTAGAAATAGTTAGAGGGAGTGGTTTTCATAACAGAAAATCGCgcacaaaataagcccatttcatgacaaatatagtgtttatagattggttttgaattttatatgtcatggagcatcAAAAGAAATTCTCTCAGTTAaaaatcctgcagctgccaatgattctaagaagcatacctTCCTCTAAATTACTAAactttgtttggttgaatccgaaaagaaatgtctactagttagcaacataagctaactaatgtagtaaGTAAAATCTGCATACAAAATGTTTCGTTTTTTTGCGAGCTTGCAATTCCcggaatcgtaaaatttaccgcatcaaaaaccgcgtgaaaagtaacttgtgtgaaGTTAAacttatttctcttgggaatggaggaacattaaattgttttctctactcaataagttttgatgcccttaaaaaattaaacttaatgctacgtcgtacaacttctgaccctaccctcccccacgTCACACTTCGTCCCATATTCGGTATACCCCCCTACaccctaaaatgctacgtcatttatgcatggcccctaatgaatcatagttttGATAAATGAAAAAGGCGCAATTCCACcactaggtagattaaaacaagttttttattattaaattcaatccattattttattataaattcattttttgttCGTATATGATTAGCTACATATCCGTTACTGTAAATATTTCTGTACCTGTTCAAACAAGTCCACATTTACCAAATATATCATATTTTTACGGCCGCTCGCCAGTGTGATTTATTATATGTTGCATAAGCAAATACTTCTGAACGAATTCTTTACCACATATCTCACATTTATGCGATTGTTCATTACAGTGATGCTTTGTGTGCAAATTTAGGTAACTTTGACGTTTAAATGGTTTGTCACATATATCACATTTATACGGTCGCTCGCCAGTGTGAG encodes:
- the LOC131685992 gene encoding zinc finger protein 234-like isoform X1 encodes the protein MELVNGLSTSITKEEETTEETNVTEHREATISPNGTDTNSSLSILSESRWELRDQIDMSSKQRKQTNSELCGQASLQNCALERVALTDIDKRSYKCDICSKSFNKESILNRHRKIHSNEQPQCEICGKGFVRKFHVEQHMATHTGERPYKCDICGKSFTRQSNLILHTHIHSNERSQKCDVCGKEFLHKLNLKKHLLRHTNERPYKCDICDKGFVRKSHVEQHMATHTGERPYKCDICGKSFTRQSNLILHTHIHSNERSQKCDVCGKEFLHKLNLKKHLLRHTNERPYKCDICDKGFLENSLLQQHVLTHTGEWPHNCTICGKGFVKKFDVKQHMVTHTGERPYKCDICDKSFKHHSYLNVHTKNHSNEQSHKCEICGKGFVQKYHVEQHMVTHTGEWPHKCEICGKGFVKKFHVKQHIVTHTGERPYKCDICDKSFKRQSYLNLHKEYHSNKQSHKC
- the LOC131685992 gene encoding zinc finger protein 226-like isoform X2, which translates into the protein MSSKQRKQTNSELCGQASLQNCALERVALTDIDKRSYKCDICSKSFNKESILNRHRKIHSNEQPQCEICGKGFVRKFHVEQHMATHTGERPYKCDICGKSFTRQSNLILHTHIHSNERSQKCDVCGKEFLHKLNLKKHLLRHTNERPYKCDICDKGFVRKSHVEQHMATHTGERPYKCDICGKSFTRQSNLILHTHIHSNERSQKCDVCGKEFLHKLNLKKHLLRHTNERPYKCDICDKGFLENSLLQQHVLTHTGEWPHNCTICGKGFVKKFDVKQHMVTHTGERPYKCDICDKSFKHHSYLNVHTKNHSNEQSHKCEICGKGFVQKYHVEQHMVTHTGEWPHKCEICGKGFVKKFHVKQHIVTHTGERPYKCDICDKSFKRQSYLNLHKEYHSNKQSHKC